TCATAAGCTGTACCCTTGACTTTTTCCATTGCTTCTTTCCCGTCCATGGCCGTATCTACTTGAAACCCTGACTGCTCCAGATTGTAGGAAAGGAGTGTAATAATCGATTCTTCGTCATCAACAACAAGCAATCTTTGCGGCATAATCTTCCTCCATCTGCCACTGTCCCCCTTCAGTCAGTGACTAAATTATTCAGGTTTCATTGGTATCCCCATGATCCTTTTTTCATCATACTATAACCTTCCATATTCCCTCAAATACAAAAGCAGTTTTTACCAATTTAACGGCTAGTATATTTATTGAATTACAGGATTCCCCTGCTATGGCTTAGAAATGGTATTTCACTCTGAGCAATGGAAGCAAAAAGGCCAGCTGTTTTTTACTATTACAGCTGACCTTTTTTGTTTATTCTTTTGGAAGAGCTTCCATTACACTGCGAACAGACTTTACTGATTTAGCAAATTCAGCTTTTTCCTCGTCAGTCAAATCCAGCTCGATGATTTTCTCTATACCATCTCCGCCTAACACAGTAGGAACACCGACATACAGATCTTCATAACCGTATTCCCCTTCTAAATAAGCAATTGTTGGAAGAACACGTTTTTTATCTTTAAGAATAGCTTCTACCATTTGTGTAAGAGAAGCAGCCGGAGCATAATAAGCGCTGCCGTTTCCTAGCAGACCTACGATTTCACCGCCGCCTTTTCTCGTGCGTTCGACAATCGAATCAATACGGTCTTGAGAGATAAGTTTTGTTAAAGGTACACCGCCTGCATTGGAATAACGGATAAGCGGTACCATATCATCACCATGACCGCCGAGTACAAATCCTTGAATATCTTCTACTGAAAAACCTAACTCCTGCGCAACAAACGTACGGAAACGTGCAGTATCTAGTACACCTGACTGCCCGATTACGCGGTTTTTAGGAAAACCGGATTCTTTATAAACCGTATAAGTCATCGCATCTGCAGGGTTAGTGAGTACGATAATGTAGCAATCCGGAGAATGTTTCACAATCTCATTTGTTACTGACTTCATGATTTTAGCGTTTGTATTAACGAGGTCATCACGGCTCATACCGGGCTTTCTTGCGATTCCAGCAGTAATAACAACGACATCAGAATCAGCAGTATCTTCGTAATTAGAAGTTCCTGTAACGTTCACATCTGCTCCTTCTACAGGAGTTGCTTCGAGCATATCGAGAGCTTTCCCTTTTGTTGGGTCTTCCATGTCAGGGATATCAACTAAAACAACATCGCCAAGTTCTTTTTGTGCGGTCATTAATGCTGTTGTGGCACCGGTAAAACCAGCTCCTATAACAGAGACTTTTCTACGTTTAATTGCCATGATAATTTTTCCTCCTCCGTTATGTTACATGTTTTTAATGAGCTCATCACCAAATTCAGAGCATTTTACTTCTCTTGCTCCATCCATTAAACGAGCAAAGTCATAAGTAACTACTTTGCTTCCAATCGTTTTATCCATGGATTGAAGAACAAGCTCAGCAGCTTCATTCCAGCCTAGGTGGCGAAGTAATAGTTCCCCGGAGAGGATGACAGAGGAAGGATTAACTTTATCCATTCCAGCATATTTTGGTGCTGTACCATGCGTAGCTTCAAAAATAGCGTGGCCGGATTCGTAGTTAATGTTTGCTCCCGGTGCAATACCGATTCCGCCAACTTGAGCGGCAAGCGCATCAGAAACATAGTCACCGTTCAGGTTCATAGTAGCTACCACATCAAACTCTTTCGGACGAGTAAGAATTTGCTGCAAGAAAATGTCTGCAATCGCATCTTTAATGATAATTTTGCCTTCATCTTCTGCTTTTTGCTGTGCTGCATTCGCTGCGTCTTTACCTTCTTTTTCTACGATTTCATCGTATTGGTTCCAAGTAA
This DNA window, taken from Alteribacillus bidgolensis, encodes the following:
- the mdh gene encoding malate dehydrogenase: MAIKRRKVSVIGAGFTGATTALMTAQKELGDVVLVDIPDMEDPTKGKALDMLEATPVEGADVNVTGTSNYEDTADSDVVVITAGIARKPGMSRDDLVNTNAKIMKSVTNEIVKHSPDCYIIVLTNPADAMTYTVYKESGFPKNRVIGQSGVLDTARFRTFVAQELGFSVEDIQGFVLGGHGDDMVPLIRYSNAGGVPLTKLISQDRIDSIVERTRKGGGEIVGLLGNGSAYYAPAASLTQMVEAILKDKKRVLPTIAYLEGEYGYEDLYVGVPTVLGGDGIEKIIELDLTDEEKAEFAKSVKSVRSVMEALPKE